From the genome of Impatiens glandulifera chromosome 9, dImpGla2.1, whole genome shotgun sequence, one region includes:
- the LOC124914159 gene encoding glycerol-3-phosphate acyltransferase RAM2-like has product MPMAPDSYPPVDRCESIGRDKHTVVADMDGTLLCGRSSFPYFALVAFEGGGILRLFFLLIASPLAGFLYYFVSESAGIQVLIFATFAGMRISDIESVARAVLPKFYSEDLQPETWRVFSSCGRRCVLTANPRIMVEPFLKEYLGADLVLGTEVGSYKGIATGLVSGRGVLVGKHKADALRKTFGDGLVVDVGLGDRKTDHPFLKLCKEGYMVPANQKVKPVGVDKLPKPIIFHDGRLVQKPTPLKSLLLILWIPIGFILACLRIAAGSLLPMPLVYYAFWALGVRVTIKGTPPPPAMKSTGQTGVLFVCSHRTLLDPIFLSTALGRPIPAVTYSLSRLSEIISPIKTVRLNRDRIKDANMIKKLLEEGDLVICPEGTTCREPFLLRFSALFAELTDELVPVAMTNKMSMFHGTTARGWKGMDPFYFFMNPSPGYEVSFLNKLPVELTCGSGGKSSHEVANYIQRMLAAALSYECTGFTRKDKYRALAGNDGIVEEKKTTLKHKKLIMGC; this is encoded by the exons ATGCCAATGGCCCCCGACTCATATCCACCAGTAGACCGTTGTGAATCGATTGGACGCGACAAACACACGGTTGTCGCCGACATGGACGGGACCCTTCTTTGCGGCCGTAGTTCCTTTCCTTACTTCGCATTGGTTGCTTTCGAGGGTGGTGGTATTCTTAGGCTCTTTTTCTTGCTTATTGCCTCCCCTTTGGCTGGCTTCTTGTACTATTTCGTCTCGGAGTCCGCGGGTATTCAAGTCCTCATCTTCGCAACATTTGCGGGGATGAGGATTTCGGATATCGAGTCTGTGGCTCGGGCAGTCCTGCCCAAGTTTTACTCGGAGGACCTTCAACCCGAGACATGGAGGGTGTTCTCGTCGTGCGGGAGGAGGTGCGTGTTGACCGCGAACCCTAGGATCATGGTGGAACCGTTCTTGAAGGAGTATTTAGGTGCGGATTTGGTTTTGGGGACTGAAGTGGGGAGTTATAAGGGGATAGCCACTGGCTTGGTTTCGGGTAGAGGGGTGTTGGTTGGGAAACATAAGGCCGATGCTCTTCGAAAAACGTTTGGAGATGGACTAGTCGTTGATGTTGGTCTTGGTGATAGAAAAACCGACCACCCTTTCTTGAAACTATGCAAG GAAGGGTACATGGTTCCGGCTAACCAGAAAGTAAAACCCGTCGGCGTCGACAAACTACCGAAGCCGATCATCTTCCACGACGGTCGCCTGGTTCAAAAACCAACTCCTCTGAAATCCCTCCTCCTAATTCTATGGATCCCAATCGGATTCATCCTCGCATGTTTACGAATCGCCGCCGGATCACTTCTCCCAATGCCCCTCGTTTACTACGCTTTCTGGGCACTCGGCGTTCGCGTCACAATCAAAGGAACCCCACCGCCGCCGGCGATGAAATCCACCGGCCAAACCGGCGTTCTCTTCGTCTGTTCCCACCGTACACTCCTCGACCCAATATTCCTCTCAACCGCCCTCGGCCGTCCAATCCCCGCCGTAACCTATTCCCTCTCCCGCCTCTCCGAAATCATTTCCCCAATCAAAACCGTCCGACTCAACCGCGACCGAATCAAGGATGCAAATATGATCAAGAAACTTCTAGAAGAAGGGGATTTAGTAATCTGTCCTGAAGGAACCACCTGTAGAGAACCATTCTTACTTCGATTCTCTGCCCTTTTCGCGGAGCTAACTGACGAGCTTGTTCCCGTAGCTATGACGAATAAGATGAGTATGTTTCATGGGACTACAGCTAGGGGATGGAAAGGGATGGATCCGTTTTATTTCTTTATGAACCCTAGTCCTGGATATGAAGTTAGTTTCTTGAACAAGCTGCCGGTGGAGCTAACTTGTGGGTCCGGCGGGAAATCGAGCCATGAAGTGGCGAATTATATACAGAGGATGCTGGCGGCGGCATTGTCATATGAATGCACTGGATTCACTCGCAAGGATAAATACAGAGCTTTGGCTGGCAATGATGGTAtagtggaggagaagaagacaaccctaaaacataaaaaactaataatgggatgctaa
- the LOC124914158 gene encoding uncharacterized protein LOC124914158 — MGGCWSKQNGCVAVGLTTGKVRRRRRRARVLSKSDSRHSEIQETHSNPTFQEHAAESWFDPSMAIDSEGDDDFYSVQEDVLSQRGHETESISSPRYAISVYLPNSNPSSVDHQKPANAVMVSEISTQWVEHEEEEEEGRSREEVEARSLHNNCGLIPSTCLPCLAPILPFDEKRGSKTPTSPATRKKASSLKFPFKWNQDQPNSPSLVSSPKPTFLQKPIAGSQVPFCPLDKIMSDCWSPIQPATFKVRGPNYLRDKKKEFAPNYAAFYPFGVDVFLSPRKIDHIARFVELPATSSSNSSGKIPPILVVNLQIPHYPATIFQNEYDGQGMSYVLYFKLNENYTQELPPNFQENIRKLIDDEVERVRGFPVDTIAPFRERLKILGRVANMEDIHLSAAERKLMNAYNEKPVLSRPQHEFYLGENYLEIDLDMHRFSFIPRKGLEAFQERLKLCVLDFGLTIQGNKAEDLPEHLLCCLRLKEIDYRNYRQLSMF; from the exons ATGGGTGGGTGTTGGTCCAAACAGAATGGGTGTGTTGCCGTTGGACTCACTACCGGAAAAGTACGACGTCGCCGACGAAGGGCTAGAGTTTTGAGTAAGAGCGATTCTAGACATAGTGAGATTCAAGAGACTCATTCCAATCCAACATTCCAAG AGCATGCTGCAGAATCATGGTTTGATCCTTCAATGGCAATTGATTCAGAAGGGGACGATGACTTCTACAGTGTTCAGGAGG ATGTTCTATCTCAGCGTGGGCATGAAACAGAGTCGATATCATCTCCAAGATATGCTATTTCTGTTTACCTTCCCAACAGCAATCCATCTTCTGTTGATCATCAGAAACCAGCAAATGCAGTAATGGTATCTGAAATCTCAACCCAATGGGTAGAACatgaagaggaggaagaagaaggaaggTCGAGAGAAGAGGTTGAAGCAAGATCACTGCATAATAACTGTGGGCTGATTCCTAGCACATGTTTGCCTTGTCTAGCTCCTATTCTTCCATTCGATGAAAAGAGAGGATCCAAGACTCCAACTTCTCCAGCCACAAGGAAGAAAGCATCATCCCTGAAATTCCCTTTTAAATGGAATCAAGATCAACCAAATAGTCCTTCATTAGTTTCCTCGCCCAAACCAACATTCCTTCAAAAACCCATAGCAGGTTCTCAAGTCCCATTCTGTCCTCTGGACAAGATCATGTCAGATTGTTGGTCACCAATTCAACCAGCCACTTTCAAAGTCCGGGGACCAAACTATCTCAG GGATAAAAAGAAGGAATTTGCTCCAAATTATGCCGCCTTCTATCCATTTGGAGTGGATGTATTCTTGTCTCCAAGGAAAATAGACCACATTGCTCGTTTTGTTGAACTTCCTGCAACTAGTAGTAGTAACTCATCTGGGAAAATCCCTCCCATTCTTGTTGTTAATCTTCAG aTACCGCACTATCCTGCCACGATTTTCCAAAACGAGTACGATGGTCAAGGAATGAGTTATGTATTATACTTCAAGTTGAACGAAAATTACACGCAGGAACTTCCCCCTAATTTCCAAGAAAACATAAGG AAATTAATTGACGATGAAGTGGAAAGGGTTAGAGGTTTTCCAGTGGACACTATAGCACCATTCCGAGAAAGATTGAAAATATTGGGTCGGGTGGCAAACATGGAGGATATTCATTTAAGTGCAGCCGAGAGGAAGCTTATGAATGCTTACAACGAAAAGCCTGTTCTATCCCGCCCTCAACATGAATTTTACTTG GGAGAAAACTATTTAGAGATCGACTTGGACATGCATCGATTCAGCTTTATCCCCCGAAAAGGGTTGGAAGCTTTTCAAGAAAGATTGAAGCTTTGTGTCTTGGACTTTGGCCTCACAATTCAG GGGAACAAGGCAGAAGACTTACCTGAGCATTTGCTATGTTGCCTGAGGCTCAAGGAAATCGATTACAGGAATTACCGACAACTCTCAATGTTTTGA
- the LOC124916163 gene encoding probable prolyl 4-hydroxylase 7, which translates to MARFFLKALLCSFSVLLLLSVLVHSTTTTKHESVLKMTTGVSSPTFDPTRVTQISWRPRAFIYKGFLSDEECDHLINKAKDKLKKSMVADNESGESVLSEVRTSSGMFFTKAEDEVIANIEARLAAWTFLPEENGEAIQVLRYELGQKYEPHMDYFVDEVNQQLGGHRVATVLMYLSNVVKGGETVFPDSELKDAQPKDEDVSDCARGGYAVKPLKGDALLFFGLHPDATEDPMSLHGSCPVIEGEKWSATKWIHVRSFDDPKRDECIDHNSHCGQWAAVGECEKNSIYMVGSDDKPGYCRKSCNRCS; encoded by the exons ATGGCTCGTTTTTTCCTTAAGGCTCTATTGTGTTCTTTTTCTGTCCTGCTGTTGCTCTCTGTTCTTGTTcattcaacaacaacaacaaa GCATGAATCAGTGCTGAAAATGACGACTGGCGTTTCCTCTCCTACATTTGATCCCACCCGTGTTACTCAAATTTCGTGGCGTCCCAG GGCCTTCATTTATAAAGGATTTTTGAGTGATGAAGAATGTGATCATCTGATTAACAAA GCTAAGGACAAGCTCAAGAAGTCGATGGTGGCTGATAATGAATCTGGTGAAAGTGTGCTCAGTGAAGTCCGGACAAGCTCCGGCATGTTCTTCACCAAAGCCGAG GATGAAGTAATTGCTAATATAGAAGCCAGACTTGCTGCCTGGACTTTCTTACCAGAAG AAAACGGGGAAGCCATCCAGGTTTTGCGATATGAATTGGGTCAGAAGTATGAACCCCACATGGATTATTTTGTAGATGAAGTCAATCAACAACTTGGTGGCCACAGGGTAGCCACTGTTCTCATGTACTTATCTAACGTTGTCAAGGGTGGGGAAACTGTATTCCCTGATTCAGAG CTTAAAGATGCTCAACCCAAGGATGAAGATGTGTCTGATTGCGCAAGAGGAGGTTATGCAG TGAAGCCTCTTAAAGGAGATGCATTGCTATTCTTCGGTCTTCATCCTGATGCAACCGAAGATCCAATGAGCTTGCATGGAAGCTGCCCAGTAATAGAGGGTGAGAAATGGTCTGCAACCAAATGGATACATGTCAGATCTTTCGATGATCCAAAGCGTGATGAATGTATCGACCATAATTCCCATTGCGGACAATGGGCTGCTGTCGGAGAGTGCGAGAAGAACTCCATTTATATGGTGGGATCTGATGATAAACCCGGATATTGTAGAAAAAGCTGCAACCGTTGCTCTTGA